TCCAAAGCATTTTCCACCTCAATCTGGACCTCGCTGAACTGAAAACTGACTGTCAGGTCTCCGGTCAGCCCGCTTTGGAAGAGTGCTGTGCCGTTCTCGAACATTTAATCGCCTGGCGTGAGGCTTTGGAAGCACAAGACCTGAACAAAGCCCTGGGCTGCCTGGAAACCGAAGCCTATCCCGGTTGGCGGATTCTTGAACACACCCGGCATACCACCTCACAGTGGACGGTGCAAACCCAGCCCTGCCTGAAGGCCATCTCCAATCTGGAGACTGCAGAATGCCCCCTGGCCGAATCTCATCTCCAGAGATTACTTACAGTCCTGAATGAAATGAAGGACAAATGGGAACAGATCTATACAACCAGCCCTCATCAGGTTCTCCTGGAATATCTGGAGACCAGCAGCGATACACTCCAATCTGAATATTTAGCCTGGCGCAAAGACATGGATCACGTCTCGGATGAAACCTTCCGGCTGATCTATCATGCCCAATTGCGTCAGGTCCGGGCCATTTCAGACAGCTTCCTGAAATTAGCCCAGCACAGCCGCCAGGCCCGCCTGAGTTACGCCAGCCTGGAAGAAGATAATGCCCTACCCTACATGCGGCAGTTACAGGCAGGTGTGAACCTTTTGGATCACCTTGCCGCCATTGAGGCCATCTTGATCAGAGACGAGGCTGCCCACCGCTTCCCAGCCTGGCATGATGCCTTTCAAACCATTGCCAGCCTGGGTCCCATCGCCGAACAGCGGGATACGATCCTGGAAATGGATCGTTCCCACCCCCTCTATGCCTGGCTGGTACAATCAACGCTTGGATCTGAGCATTAGACCAAAAACGAATTGAAAGAAGGACCATGGAAACACTCTCCGTTGGACCCAATGAAAAAATGCAATTTACTGAACCTCTGGACACCTGGCTTTCCGCCGGCCTTAGGGATTTCGCCGTGCCGGAAGCCGTAGGTTCCTCTGCGCGGGTATTTAGTCTTTCCTATGCCCCGCTCTCGGGTGACTACGCGAATTCGCCGGCCATCAAGGTGATGCGGCCGGATAAGCTTCAATATGCCCTGCCCCTATTCCGAACCGAGATCCAGATTCTGGATCGGCTCAAAGACATCCCCGGCATCACCCCGATGCTGGGTATGGGGTTCCTCAAACCCACCGAATTCCACTGGCCGGACGAGATCGCCCCATTGACAACCTCCCTCGAACAGGCCGCCTCCGCCAGTAATTTAACCGGCGCCTTCGACCTTTATGGACCGGAGGAAACTGAGGCTGTGCTGGCTGAGTTGGAAGAGCGCACGGCTGAGGGCTGGCTGGCCGCGATCATCTTACCCCGCCGCTGGGAAGATAACCTCTATATGCGCGCCGACGCCGGTTACACTCGTGGTGACTTCCACCGCAGCTACCCGCTGATTGACGCGCTGCAAGCATCCATCCAGATTTGCGGGATCATGGCAGCCGCCCATGAAAACAATGTCATCTACCTGGATCATAAGGTGCTTCACTATTATTGGAACGAGCCGCGCAAACAGGTTTATGCACTCGACTGGAACATCGGCCGCCTGATCACTAATGGCAACTCCGAAGAGGTCTATGCCTTTGACGTCCTGCAATTCAGCGCCCGTGCCCTGCACCACCTGCTCACGGGCCGTCAGGCGCCTGGCTCAGTCAAGGTTGGCCCTAACCGGCCCGAGGATATCCAGAACGCACCGGAAAAATATGACCCGATTTGGACCTATGATGACCAGAAACGCTTGACGGAAGACGAACTCAACGTTCTGGGCGATGCCATTCAAGGGAAATACCAGACCCCTGGCGCATTGGCGGAAGACCTGCAATCCCTGTATAATCAACGTCAATCCCAAAGTTAACTTTGCGGTGAAAGGAACGTTATGCTGAAAAACCTCATCCTACGGGCAAAGACAGTTTTAGACGAGCCCCATCCATCAGAACAGGAATTGGTGGAGGTTGAAAACGCGCTCAGTGCCTTTCTGGAAGCGCTGGCCACTGAACGCATTGCCGAACCCGTGGATTTCACCGAACTCGAACATGCCAACCGCTTGCTGCGGGAAGTCCGCCGGGAACGCTCTCGTCGGCTGGCAGAAATGCAATATCAGGACCAGGCCGCGAAGCCTATCCAACCTCAAAGCATCCCTAACGGCCAGCCGCAAACATCCGTAAACGTGTCACCTCAATTCAACGACGACGATACCTACGATCCTTTGCGGAAATTCCTCAGCTCGAGCCACGATCCGGAAGCTGAAGCGATCATGGACTCGGCTGAAGAGGCTTTTTATGCCGGCAATTACCAAAAAGCCATCCCGCTCTATGAGAATGTGCTCCAGGTTGAACCCGGCTGGTCCCGTGCCAAAGAACACCGTGACGAAGCTGAAGAATTCCTGCGGACCGGGAACATCCCCTCGGTAGCGCTGCCACCAGAAGCCGGTAAGGCTTATGGGAAGGCCCAATCCGCTGCTCGTGTGTTCCGTTATCAAACCGCCCTGGATTACCTCGATGAAGCTTTTACCAGCCTTCAGGAAGCCGGCATCAACCGCTGGCGTGAGGGTGAAGACCTGCGTCAGGACCTTGAAAACCAGATGCAGGCCCATGACGTCTTTGAAGAAGGGCTGGCACTGCTCCTTCAGGGCGATCTTCAAGGCGGGCTCGCTAAAGTACAGACAGCGGCCAGTGCCGTGGCTTTGCCAGAATATGTTGATAAAGCGGCTGAAATCCGCAGTGATATCTCTGCACTCGATGAAATTGCCGATGTGATGAACCTCAGCGGCAACATTCCGCCGGACAAATTGGCGGAAGCACGCACCCGGATTGACCGCCTGTCGGTTAAATATGGCGAGGTGCCCCAAATCTCCCGTCTACGGAACCGGATGGATATCGTCCTCCCCGCCGTCACTGCTTCTCTCCTGGATAAGATCAACCGGATGAAGCGCCAGGGAGATGCCGCCACAACGCTCAAATCAGCCAAATCGTCTTATGATGAAGCGGTTGAAGCCCTGGAAACGCTCCAGATCCTCACTCCCGATAATGCTCAAGGGAAAACGCTGCAAGCCGAATCCCAGGAATCCCAGCATGTGATGGGCAACCTGGAAGACAGCCTCAAACGGGCTGTTCAGGCACTCAACACTGAAAGCCGGTTCTTCCCGCGCAACGCCTATCTGATCAGCAAAGACGTCCGAACCCGCTTCCCCCACGATCCGGAAGTGTTGGAACTCAAACGCCGTCTGCGTTGGTATTATGTCACCCTCTATGGCGGCGGCGGCATTGCCGGTATCATCGTGATCCTGGCTCTGTGGTTCGGTGGACGTGGAATCGTAGGTGCGGTACGTACCCGCCAGTTAGCACTGACCCCTTCCCCCACCATGACAGCGACGATCACCCAGACGCCCACGATTACACCCACGCCCACCATCACACCCACTCCGACACCGGACTATACGCCGACACCGAACTTCACGCCGACCAGCACCCCGGTCATCACCGGCACGCTGCTTCGAACCGTTTGGGTCCGTGAGGGCTGCTATGAAAATCAGGTCGCCAAGAGCCGGATCCCGGAGGGTGCAGTTGTGACCCTGATTTCCATCCCCGAGCGGGTCTTTGATACTCTCAACCGGGAATGCGTCCTGGTTGAATATCGGACGGAAGATGCCTCAGCAATCGGCTATATCCTCCTGATGGATTTGACCATCCCCTAAAGTGATAAATAAATGATTAAATTAATAACTCCCGAAATAAATACCTCGGGAGTTATTTTTATATGTCAATTAGCTGACTAATCGGACAAATCGAAAGTTACCGGACCATAGCCTCCAAAGTCCGCAGCCATCTGGTCATAAACGGCAATTCCCACCATTGCCATATAGATCTCATCCGCTTTCGCCATCGGGTCAATATCTGCAAAGGCCTCCGGATAGAGAATTGTCCCCAGATAGTAAGCATCCGCAATGGCAGTGTCCAGATTCGTGCTGTAATAATTATATGGGAGTTGGCCATAAACCTGACCATTTTGTAAAGCCGAAAGGGTCTCATAGAAAATCGGGTTCTTCTCGACATCCTCTAGAACAGAAGCCATCCCGCCCTCATCAATTACAATCACGTCCGGGTCCCAATCCAATAGGGCTTCCTTATCAACCATGATAGAGCCTGCCTCACCCGTCACATCCACCACGTTCACAGCACTGATCACATCCAGAAGGGCATACTGACCTTGGGTGCTCTCAATCCCATGAGTGCCTTTCGAACCAAGCGCGCCAACATAGATGGACAGCTTACCCTCATCAGGAATTGAAGCTGTGCGTTTTTCCAAATCCGCCTTGGCCCCCAGGATGAAATCAATGGTCTCCTGAGCTTTATCCTCGGTTCCCAAGGTCTGCCCAATCAGGGCAAGCGAATTCTGGATAGGTTCGCCAAAGATAGCCGTGATCCCAAAGCCGATTGAGCCATAGCTGACAACAACTACCGGAATGCCGGTCTTTTCCTGCAATTCATCCGCAGAAGCCGCATCTGTAGCATAGGTGCTGAAAATCACATCGGGATTGACAGAGAGCAATTTTTCCGGGTCAGGAGCGTTATTAGAGCCACCCTGTCCAATTGCTGGAAGGTTTGCCAGATCCGGGTTGGCAAGCCAATACGGGCGGCCAACAACGGAGTTCAGTTCAAATTGTTCCACCCCTACAACGGATGGTGCGCCCCCCGCATAGATCACCAGGCGCAGGGCACCGGGTCCAATCGCCACGACACTGTCGACCTCAGCAGGCACTTCTACTTCCCGGCCAATCAGGTCTGTAACGGTAATGGTACCCCCCGACCTTGAAACAGGTGTGCTGCAAGCGCTCAATACCATTGTGCTTATTAATATCCCCACAATAAGCCACATCACTTTTTTATTTTTCATTCTTCCTCCATGAAGATCCGGTTTTTTCTCAAACCGGTTAATATAACTTGATCAGTAACTTTATCAAGGTAAGTAATTGGCCATCCTAATCGCCCAAAGGGATAACGACCTTGTCACCGTTATACTCTTCCACGGCAACTTCAACCCCATAAACGGCCTGTAAATTCTCCGGTGTCATTATTGTCTTATCACCTGCTGTAAAAATCTGCCCGTCTTTAAGCAGGATATACCGATCTGCATAACGCAGCGCCTGATTAATATCATGCATGGCTGCGATGACAGCAATCCCTTCCGAATGACAAATTTGACGGGCAATTTTCAACACTTCAATTTGGTTACGCAGGTCAAGGCTGCTGGTGGGCTCATCCATCAACAGCACTTCCGGCTGTTGGGCCAAAGCGCGTGCGATAAAGATCTTTTGAAGCTCGCCACCACTTAGTTCATCCAGATATCGCAGAGAATAATCGGTCAGATTCATCCTATTCAGAACCTGACTAACAATTTCCAGATCTTTCCGGGTGGCATCCCAATTGATATAGGGTTTTCGTCCCATCAGGACAGCATCAAACACCGTCATCCGGTTCCCCTGGCGCTGCTGCTCCACATAGCCGATTTTTTGGGCCAATATCCGCCTGGTCAGTTCCAATACAGGTTGGCTCTCAATCAACACCCCACCGGATTGCGGTTCCAGGATGTGGTTAATACACTTCAGCAGGGATGTCTTGCCTGTGCCATTTGTCCCCAGCAGGGCTACAAATTCTCCTCGCTGCACATTGAAGGTGATATCCTGCAGAACCGGTCGGCTGGGATAAGCGAAATCAACCTTTTCCACTGAGAGGATCATTTTAATTTCCTCCCTCTGGAAAGCACGAACAGGAAAAGAGGGGCACCAAAGAAAGATGTGATCGCCCCAACTGGGAGCACAACCGGTGAGACAACTGTCCGTGCCACTGTGTCAGCAATCAGGAGTAAAGCCGACCCGGCCAGCGCAGAGGCCGGCAGGAGGTACCGATGGTCAATACCCAAAATCCGACGCATCATGTGCGGGGCGATCAACCCAATGAAGCCGATGATACCCATAAAAGACACGGCAACAGCCGTCACCAGGGCAGAGATCAGCAAGGTCCAAAACCGAACCCGGGAGACATCCACACCTAAACCCCGAGCTGTGTCCTCACCGCCATCCATTGCGTTGTAATCCCACCGGTGAAAAAAGAAGTATACGATCGCCACCACGGTCACCAGCGCCAGGATTCCCACTTCTCGCCAGGAGACCCGGCCCAGATCGCCAAAGGTCCAGAAGACCATGGATGCCACCTGCACATCATCAGCGAAATATTGGATCAGGGTGGTCCCAGCGGTAAATAGTGATCCCAGGGCAACCCCAGCCAGCACGACCGATTCAGGGGTGAACCCCCGCAACTTTGCCAGCAGGAGAATTAATAACATAGCCAGGATCGCAAAAGAGAAAGCGCTGAAACTCACTGAATAGGGATTGGCGATAAACACGGCGTCGTGAGTTGAGCTGTGCAGGGTGCCGGCACCGAAGAACACAATCGCCAGATTGGCCCCAAACGCAGCCGCGTTGGCGATGGATAAGGTGAAAGGAGAGGCCAAAGGGTTCCGCAGGCTGGTTTGCATCACCGTGCCTGCCACCGCCAGGCCCATCCCGGCCACCAGGGCTGTGATCACCCGCGGCAAGCGGATATTCCAGATCACAATCCCAGAATTATCTTCTGCCAGACCGAGTAAAGCCCGAAGAACATCCATCGGGCTGGTGTTCGCCGCCCCCGCGTTAATCGCCACCCCAATCATGGCCAGGGTCAATGCCAATAAGCCCATGATGATGGCGATCTTCCGACGCGAGTGGCGCAGAAAATTATCGACAGTGTTCAGGCTGTCCGAAGGCGACATTTCGTTCTTAATGCTCATGGGAAGAGGCTAAATATGCCGGGGGAATAAGATCCGTTCGTACATCTGGAACGCAGTCAATCTGTGTAGAATATACTTTCATATCCAGCAAAGGGCTGTTATCCAGAGCATCCAGGCCCCGAACAGTGATTATATTCCCTTTGATTTCAACAATTTCGGCCACACAAAACGCAATCGGATTGGGTCGGTTGGGTGAACGGCTGGCAAAAATACCAACCATATCTTCACTAAATGGCGTACACGATTTAAGCATAGTTCGATCCGAGCGATCCTGCCAGTAGAGCACAATCAAATGCGAGAGGTGTTCCACTGAAATTAGCGCATCGCCAAATTCCGGATAGACCTCAATCTCACTGAGCGCTTCTGCCAGCCTGCCCTGCCGGGGAGCGTCACCCCGCTGTTTATATGGACTGTGAATAATGCCAATTGTTGTTAATTTAATCTCATTCGATGTCAATGTCATTGAATTTCCTTAATATCAAATAATTACGCTCATGATCCAGCCCGCAAAAGGGAAATCGCAGTACAATGGGGTAGATCAGTG
This Chloroflexota bacterium DNA region includes the following protein-coding sequences:
- a CDS encoding iron ABC transporter substrate-binding protein, with the translated sequence MKNKKVMWLIVGILISTMVLSACSTPVSRSGGTITVTDLIGREVEVPAEVDSVVAIGPGALRLVIYAGGAPSVVGVEQFELNSVVGRPYWLANPDLANLPAIGQGGSNNAPDPEKLLSVNPDVIFSTYATDAASADELQEKTGIPVVVVSYGSIGFGITAIFGEPIQNSLALIGQTLGTEDKAQETIDFILGAKADLEKRTASIPDEGKLSIYVGALGSKGTHGIESTQGQYALLDVISAVNVVDVTGEAGSIMVDKEALLDWDPDVIVIDEGGMASVLEDVEKNPIFYETLSALQNGQVYGQLPYNYYSTNLDTAIADAYYLGTILYPEAFADIDPMAKADEIYMAMVGIAVYDQMAADFGGYGPVTFDLSD
- a CDS encoding ABC transporter ATP-binding protein; the encoded protein is MILSVEKVDFAYPSRPVLQDITFNVQRGEFVALLGTNGTGKTSLLKCINHILEPQSGGVLIESQPVLELTRRILAQKIGYVEQQRQGNRMTVFDAVLMGRKPYINWDATRKDLEIVSQVLNRMNLTDYSLRYLDELSGGELQKIFIARALAQQPEVLLMDEPTSSLDLRNQIEVLKIARQICHSEGIAVIAAMHDINQALRYADRYILLKDGQIFTAGDKTIMTPENLQAVYGVEVAVEEYNGDKVVIPLGD
- a CDS encoding iron ABC transporter permease gives rise to the protein MSPSDSLNTVDNFLRHSRRKIAIIMGLLALTLAMIGVAINAGAANTSPMDVLRALLGLAEDNSGIVIWNIRLPRVITALVAGMGLAVAGTVMQTSLRNPLASPFTLSIANAAAFGANLAIVFFGAGTLHSSTHDAVFIANPYSVSFSAFSFAILAMLLILLLAKLRGFTPESVVLAGVALGSLFTAGTTLIQYFADDVQVASMVFWTFGDLGRVSWREVGILALVTVVAIVYFFFHRWDYNAMDGGEDTARGLGVDVSRVRFWTLLISALVTAVAVSFMGIIGFIGLIAPHMMRRILGIDHRYLLPASALAGSALLLIADTVARTVVSPVVLPVGAITSFFGAPLFLFVLSRGRKLK
- the tsaA gene encoding tRNA (N6-threonylcarbamoyladenosine(37)-N6)-methyltransferase TrmO; amino-acid sequence: MKLTTIGIIHSPYKQRGDAPRQGRLAEALSEIEVYPEFGDALISVEHLSHLIVLYWQDRSDRTMLKSCTPFSEDMVGIFASRSPNRPNPIAFCVAEIVEIKGNIITVRGLDALDNSPLLDMKVYSTQIDCVPDVRTDLIPPAYLASSHEH